The Chitinophagales bacterium genome contains a region encoding:
- a CDS encoding NADH-quinone oxidoreductase subunit H: protein MNDLLIRFFLIALAPLIGGLINGLERIIRARMQRRVGPPLLQPFYDFLKLAGKRQMIVHSAHAFLGIMHFISLWIAVAILLLGGDLILVIFLHLLSTALLIMAGFSTRSIFSHLGASRMAVSVLAYEPVLIVIAVTVFMLTGSFTAASVYSYPEPLLFKMPLAFIALLLILPVKLKKSPFDVAEAHQEITGGVDIEFSGLFYESVFTAKWLDTVFCYTLVYLFAANNVWLGITLISFVFLYLNALDNSTARVNYRQMLRFSLAVAFSIAFINLILVVIP from the coding sequence ATGAATGATCTATTGATCCGGTTTTTTCTTATCGCACTGGCACCGCTGATCGGCGGACTGATCAATGGACTGGAACGGATCATCAGGGCTCGCATGCAGCGGAGGGTAGGCCCGCCGTTGTTGCAACCCTTCTATGATTTTCTTAAGCTGGCAGGTAAAAGACAAATGATAGTGCATTCCGCGCATGCTTTTCTGGGTATCATGCATTTTATTTCTTTATGGATCGCTGTGGCCATCCTCCTGCTCGGTGGTGATTTGATCCTGGTGATATTCCTTCACCTCTTGTCAACGGCCTTACTGATTATGGCAGGCTTCAGCACACGATCTATCTTCAGTCATCTCGGTGCCAGCCGCATGGCAGTCAGTGTACTCGCATATGAACCGGTGCTGATTGTGATAGCCGTCACCGTTTTTATGCTGACAGGAAGTTTTACTGCTGCATCCGTTTACAGTTACCCGGAACCGCTGCTGTTTAAAATGCCGCTTGCCTTTATCGCACTGTTATTGATTCTGCCTGTTAAGCTGAAAAAATCTCCCTTTGATGTAGCCGAAGCGCACCAGGAAATCACCGGCGGTGTTGACATTGAATTTTCGGGGCTGTTCTATGAATCGGTGTTTACTGCCAAATGGCTTGACACTGTCTTCTGCTATACATTGGTTTATCTTTTTGCGGCGAATAATGTATGGTTGGGAATCACCCTGATTAGTTTCGTTTTCCTTTACCTCAATGCATTAGACAATTCAACAGCAAGAGTGAATTACCGGCAGATGCTTCGCTTCTCGCTGGCAGTGGCTTTCTCCATTGCTTTCATTAATTTAATCCTCGTTGTGATACCATGA
- a CDS encoding NADH-quinone oxidoreductase subunit B family protein — MKLAAFRKKSPWILHYNAGGCNGCDIEILACLAPKYDIERFGVINTGNPKQSDILLVTGPVTKRSRERLVEIYAQMPEPKVVISCGACACTGGVFRGMYNCEGGVDQFIPVDVYVCGCGTRPEQIIDGVVQALAILEQKTTAMESSVRLRNQPVMDGAQLNRRKVAGKIMQTA, encoded by the coding sequence ATGAAACTTGCTGCCTTCAGAAAAAAATCTCCATGGATCCTGCACTACAATGCCGGCGGATGCAATGGCTGTGATATTGAAATTCTTGCATGCCTTGCGCCTAAATACGATATAGAACGGTTTGGCGTCATCAATACCGGCAATCCCAAACAGTCGGATATACTGCTGGTGACCGGGCCCGTTACCAAACGGTCGCGCGAGCGGCTGGTGGAAATTTACGCGCAGATGCCGGAACCTAAAGTGGTGATCAGTTGCGGTGCCTGTGCCTGCACTGGTGGTGTGTTCAGAGGCATGTATAACTGCGAAGGCGGCGTAGATCAGTTCATTCCTGTGGATGTGTATGTATGTGGTTGCGGCACAAGACCTGAACAGATTATTGACGGCGTGGTGCAGGCGCTGGCCATTCTTGAGCAAAAAACAACAGCCATGGAATCATCTGTGCGATTGCGGAATCAACCGGTCATGGATGGCGCGCAGCTTAACAGGAGAAAGGTGGCTGGAAAAATCATGCAAACGGCTTAA
- a CDS encoding NADH-quinone oxidoreductase subunit C codes for MKKIVTTLDTVKTDIRTFYQPELHHFMVMNAVDLGGQLEVQWFFCDYALPCDITVFYVIIPADSTIPTVRDIVASAWVAESELADLMNIRIEQVQQGFVLEPDSESGPLRKKK; via the coding sequence ATGAAAAAAATTGTAACCACACTCGACACTGTAAAGACCGATATCCGGACATTTTACCAGCCGGAACTGCATCATTTTATGGTAATGAATGCCGTGGATCTTGGCGGGCAGCTTGAAGTGCAGTGGTTCTTCTGCGATTATGCTTTACCATGCGACATTACTGTTTTTTATGTCATCATTCCAGCGGATAGTACGATTCCAACAGTCCGTGACATCGTTGCCTCTGCATGGGTAGCGGAATCAGAGCTGGCAGATCTTATGAATATAAGGATTGAGCAGGTGCAGCAGGGATTTGTGCTGGAACCGGATAGTGAAAGCGGACCATTAAGAAAGAAAAAATAA
- a CDS encoding nickel-dependent hydrogenase large subunit, with amino-acid sequence MGRQYEIPLGAQHVSLLEPLHFKFTTENEKIIATEANLFYVHRGIEAACCSKFKFRQVSFVVGRVCGLCSISHSTAYAQVAEQLVKIEVPKRAKYLRMLVIELDRIHSHLLCLSHVAENSGYEALFMKTMQYREFAMELLEAVCGNRIQYDFSIVGGVSRDLKPEVAQIILKRLNNFLPQLDELLDIYSNSWTFSLKNKNAGAITKADALRLNVVGPFARAAGLGVDVRNETEALLPWKEVGFEMVTESSGDAYARNIVRLREIYISKRIIENIIRGLPESALVTETKAFPDGEAVVRIEAPRGELFYYAKGNKTQFLERLKIKAPTFSNVAAMVEALNGNEYGSAPAIIASYDPCLSCTAR; translated from the coding sequence ATGGGCAGGCAATATGAAATACCATTGGGTGCACAACATGTTTCGTTGCTGGAGCCCCTGCATTTTAAATTCACTACCGAGAATGAAAAGATCATTGCCACGGAAGCAAACCTGTTTTATGTACACCGTGGAATAGAGGCAGCCTGTTGTTCGAAATTCAAATTCAGGCAGGTAAGCTTTGTGGTAGGAAGAGTGTGTGGCTTGTGTTCCATCTCCCATTCAACGGCCTATGCACAGGTGGCCGAACAACTGGTAAAGATCGAGGTGCCGAAGCGTGCAAAATATCTCCGTATGCTGGTGATCGAACTCGATCGCATTCACTCTCACCTGCTGTGCCTGAGTCATGTGGCGGAGAATTCAGGCTACGAAGCACTGTTCATGAAGACAATGCAGTACCGTGAGTTTGCCATGGAATTGCTTGAAGCAGTTTGCGGCAACCGCATTCAATATGACTTTTCCATTGTGGGTGGTGTCTCCCGCGACCTGAAACCGGAGGTGGCACAAATCATCTTAAAGCGGCTGAATAACTTCCTCCCGCAACTGGATGAACTGTTGGATATCTATTCGAATAGCTGGACATTCTCACTGAAAAACAAGAATGCAGGAGCCATCACAAAGGCAGATGCCTTGCGGCTGAATGTGGTTGGCCCCTTCGCACGCGCTGCCGGCCTGGGTGTGGATGTGCGCAATGAAACGGAAGCGTTGTTGCCCTGGAAAGAAGTGGGATTTGAAATGGTAACGGAATCATCCGGCGATGCGTATGCAAGGAATATTGTAAGGCTTCGCGAAATATACATTTCAAAACGTATCATCGAAAACATCATCCGTGGCTTGCCGGAATCGGCGCTGGTAACGGAGACGAAAGCATTTCCTGACGGTGAAGCAGTCGTGCGGATTGAAGCACCGCGCGGCGAACTTTTTTATTACGCTAAAGGAAATAAGACACAGTTCCTGGAAAGACTGAAAATAAAAGCACCAACATTTTCCAATGTGGCAGCCATGGTGGAAGCTCTCAATGGAAATGAATACGGCAGTGCACCTGCCATCATCGCATCTTATGATCCCTGCCTGTCATGCACTGCAAGATGA
- a CDS encoding 4Fe-4S binding protein, whose translation MNTFFKSLMNIFRKPVTTRYPAEKTFIPDDYRGMIGFDENLCIWCRRCEMVCPPGAIVFSQDLEGKQTYHFNRAVCIYCGECVRACPKEGAIYQTGQPAKWAVKEENINNGWNALFDEAIESRAAYAAEKKRRAATKTAAPKEENESKSTD comes from the coding sequence ATGAACACATTTTTTAAATCATTGATGAACATCTTCAGAAAGCCGGTAACCACCAGGTATCCTGCGGAGAAAACATTTATTCCTGATGATTACCGTGGCATGATTGGTTTTGATGAAAATCTCTGCATCTGGTGCCGCCGCTGCGAAATGGTTTGTCCGCCGGGCGCAATCGTATTTTCACAGGACCTGGAGGGAAAACAAACCTATCATTTTAACAGGGCCGTCTGCATCTATTGCGGAGAATGTGTGCGTGCCTGTCCGAAAGAAGGTGCCATATATCAAACCGGGCAGCCGGCAAAATGGGCTGTGAAAGAGGAGAACATCAATAACGGATGGAATGCCTTGTTTGATGAAGCCATTGAAAGCCGTGCCGCTTATGCAGCGGAAAAGAAAAGACGTGCTGCAACAAAGACTGCCGCACCAAAGGAAGAAAATGAAAGCAAGTCCACGGATTAA
- the hypA gene encoding hydrogenase maturation nickel metallochaperone HypA, with protein sequence MHELSIANSVLSIAEKAAPAANDGTVSAVNLQIGALSGIETDALTFAFSVIREDTLLKHAVLNIEIIPGEAACLQCALVFAIEGYSSACPQCGSNAIRIQKGKELKVISLTVEE encoded by the coding sequence ATGCATGAACTATCCATAGCAAACTCTGTTCTCTCCATTGCTGAAAAGGCAGCGCCGGCTGCGAATGACGGTACTGTTTCGGCTGTGAACCTGCAGATAGGTGCATTAAGCGGCATTGAAACAGATGCACTGACATTTGCCTTTTCAGTGATACGGGAGGATACGTTGCTAAAGCATGCGGTATTGAATATTGAAATTATTCCGGGCGAAGCAGCTTGCCTGCAATGCGCGTTGGTTTTTGCAATTGAGGGATACAGCAGTGCTTGCCCGCAATGCGGCAGTAATGCTATCCGGATTCAGAAAGGAAAGGAGTTGAAAGTGATCAGCCTTACGGTAGAGGAATAA
- the atpG gene encoding ATP synthase F1 subunit gamma encodes MSGQLKEVRNRIKSVQNTQQITKAMKMVSAAKLRKATDRIIQMRPYANKLQELMSNIASDPGVMIAMAQEREIKNVLLVVVTSDRGLAGGFNSSTIKLALQTIHEKYAEQAKAGRITVLPVGKKANDAFKKQPYKINSDYALMFSTLDFEHASAAAEWLMAAFKNNEYDMIEIVYSQFKNAATQIFQVERFLPVAKATKGKGTSSVNFIFEPDQEELVNELIPKILKTQFFKVLLDSNASEHGARMTAMDKATDNAKELLKDLGIKYNRARQAAITTELTEIVSGAAALTGN; translated from the coding sequence ATGTCAGGTCAGCTTAAAGAAGTCAGGAACCGGATCAAAAGCGTACAGAATACGCAGCAGATCACCAAAGCCATGAAGATGGTGAGTGCTGCCAAACTGCGTAAGGCAACGGACCGCATCATTCAGATGCGCCCCTATGCCAACAAGCTCCAGGAGCTGATGAGTAACATCGCCTCTGATCCGGGTGTGATGATTGCCATGGCACAGGAACGCGAGATCAAAAATGTTTTACTGGTGGTGGTGACATCGGATCGGGGGCTTGCAGGCGGATTTAATTCATCCACGATCAAGCTGGCACTGCAGACTATTCATGAAAAATATGCGGAGCAGGCAAAGGCCGGTCGCATAACGGTGCTGCCGGTAGGTAAAAAAGCCAATGATGCCTTTAAGAAACAGCCCTACAAGATCAATTCAGATTATGCCCTGATGTTTTCAACGCTCGACTTTGAACATGCATCGGCGGCCGCTGAGTGGCTCATGGCGGCGTTTAAAAACAATGAATATGATATGATTGAGATTGTCTATTCTCAATTCAAGAATGCCGCTACACAGATTTTCCAGGTGGAACGTTTTCTGCCGGTGGCAAAAGCAACAAAAGGAAAAGGTACATCATCGGTTAACTTCATATTTGAACCTGACCAGGAAGAACTGGTGAATGAACTGATCCCGAAAATCCTGAAGACACAATTCTTTAAAGTATTGCTCGACAGCAATGCCTCTGAACACGGTGCCCGTATGACGGCGATGGATAAGGCAACAGACAATGCAAAAGAGCTGTTGAAAGACCTTGGCATCAAATACAACCGCGCGCGGCAGGCTGCCATCACTACAGAGCTCACGGAAATTGTCAGTGGCGCCGCAGCATTAACCGGCAATTAG
- the atpA gene encoding F0F1 ATP synthase subunit alpha: MTDIRPEEISAILREQLSGFNTSAQLEEVGTVLQIGDGIARVYGLTNVQAGELVQFEEGTRAIVLNLEEDNVGIVLMGSGETIKEGDTVRRTGKIASIGVGEGMVGRVVNTLGDPLDGKGPIEGTLYEMPIERKAPGVLFRQPVKEPLQTGLKAIDAMIPIGRGQRELIIGDRQTGKTAIAIDTIINQREFYDRGEPVYCIYVGIGQKASTVANVAKVLEERGALAYTVIVAASASDPAPLQFYAPFAGCCIGEYFRDTGRAALIIYDDLSKQAVAYREVSLLLRRPPGREAYPGDIFYLHSRLLERAAKIIESDDVAKDMNDLPESIRSMVKGGGSLTALPIIETQAGDVSAYIPTNVISITDGQIFLESNLFNSGVRPAINVGISVSRVGGNAQIKSMKKIAGTLKLDQAQYRELEAFSKFGGDLDAATKAVIDKGARNVEVLKQKQFAPMSVEKQIAIIYLGTQGLLGNIPVKRVKEFEEAFLALLESHHKEVLEDFRKGNLSDTSIATIKKAAKDVEVAYIENKPGTIKAK; the protein is encoded by the coding sequence ATGACAGACATCAGACCGGAAGAAATCTCCGCCATTCTTCGTGAACAACTGAGCGGTTTTAATACTTCCGCACAGCTGGAAGAAGTGGGTACTGTATTGCAGATCGGCGACGGTATTGCCCGCGTGTACGGACTTACCAACGTGCAGGCAGGTGAGTTGGTGCAGTTTGAAGAAGGTACCCGCGCCATTGTATTGAACCTGGAAGAAGACAATGTAGGTATCGTATTGATGGGAAGCGGTGAAACAATCAAAGAAGGCGATACGGTTCGCCGTACGGGAAAAATCGCTTCCATCGGTGTTGGTGAGGGGATGGTGGGCCGCGTGGTAAATACCCTGGGCGATCCGCTGGACGGCAAGGGACCTATTGAGGGCACGCTGTATGAAATGCCGATTGAAAGAAAAGCACCGGGCGTTTTGTTCCGGCAGCCGGTGAAGGAACCACTGCAGACAGGTTTGAAAGCTATTGACGCCATGATACCGATTGGCCGCGGACAGCGTGAGCTTATCATCGGCGACCGGCAGACCGGTAAAACGGCCATTGCTATTGATACCATTATCAATCAGCGTGAGTTTTATGACCGCGGAGAACCGGTGTACTGCATCTATGTAGGAATCGGGCAGAAGGCCTCCACCGTAGCCAACGTGGCGAAAGTGCTCGAAGAAAGAGGCGCACTCGCCTATACAGTAATCGTTGCCGCATCCGCTTCAGATCCTGCACCGTTGCAGTTCTATGCACCGTTTGCAGGCTGTTGTATCGGTGAATATTTCCGTGATACGGGCAGGGCTGCTTTGATTATCTACGACGATTTAAGTAAACAGGCTGTTGCCTACCGTGAAGTTTCGCTGTTGCTGCGCCGTCCGCCGGGCCGCGAAGCATATCCGGGCGATATCTTCTACCTGCATTCCCGTTTGCTGGAACGTGCCGCTAAGATTATTGAGTCGGATGACGTGGCAAAAGACATGAATGACCTGCCGGAATCAATCCGCTCCATGGTAAAAGGTGGTGGCTCACTTACGGCATTGCCGATTATTGAGACACAGGCCGGTGACGTTTCCGCCTATATTCCAACCAACGTAATCTCTATCACTGACGGACAGATCTTCCTCGAGTCGAACCTCTTCAACTCCGGTGTGCGGCCTGCCATCAACGTAGGTATTTCAGTAAGCCGTGTGGGTGGTAATGCACAGATTAAATCAATGAAAAAAATTGCCGGTACGCTGAAGCTGGATCAGGCGCAATACCGTGAGCTGGAAGCATTCTCCAAATTCGGAGGCGACCTGGATGCCGCCACCAAGGCGGTTATTGACAAAGGCGCCCGCAACGTGGAAGTGCTGAAGCAAAAGCAGTTCGCACCGATGTCTGTTGAAAAACAAATTGCCATCATCTACCTCGGAACACAAGGCCTGCTCGGCAATATTCCGGTGAAGCGTGTGAAAGAATTTGAAGAAGCCTTCCTCGCGCTGCTCGAATCACATCATAAAGAAGTGCTGGAGGATTTCCGCAAAGGAAACCTGAGCGATACCAGCATTGCCACCATCAAGAAGGCAGCGAAGGATGTGGAAGTGGCCTATATCGAAAACAAACCCGGTACCATAAAAGCAAAATAA
- the atpH gene encoding ATP synthase F1 subunit delta, whose protein sequence is MRNPRVAFRYAKALVDYALEGNQLDLVKKDVDLLRATSTPELNATISSPVISGDRKAKVFSAVFHGRVSKITEDFFYLLFKKNREFVLRDIGEAFDKQYNIIKGIVVVKLTSAIELSPALHDDIFNRVSALPRFHDKTLQLHVKIDPEIIGGFILELNDNKFDASIRHDLHFIKQEFISNLYEMKY, encoded by the coding sequence ATGCGTAACCCACGAGTAGCATTCCGATACGCCAAAGCCCTGGTTGATTATGCCCTGGAAGGTAATCAGCTCGACCTCGTAAAAAAGGATGTCGACCTGCTGCGTGCCACCTCCACTCCTGAATTGAATGCGACCATCTCGTCGCCGGTGATCAGCGGAGACCGGAAAGCAAAAGTTTTCTCCGCCGTATTCCACGGCAGGGTGAGCAAGATCACGGAAGATTTTTTCTACCTGTTGTTCAAGAAAAACCGTGAATTCGTTTTGCGGGATATCGGCGAAGCATTCGACAAGCAATACAATATCATTAAGGGTATCGTGGTGGTTAAACTCACCTCCGCCATTGAACTCAGCCCTGCACTGCATGATGATATATTCAACCGGGTTTCAGCATTGCCGAGGTTCCACGATAAGACACTGCAGTTGCATGTGAAGATCGACCCGGAAATCATCGGCGGATTCATCCTCGAGTTAAATGATAATAAGTTTGATGCGAGCATCCGCCACGACCTGCATTTCATCAAGCAGGAGTTCATCAGTAACCTTTACGAAATGAAGTATTAA
- the atpF gene encoding F0F1 ATP synthase subunit B translates to MQLLQPSLGLIFWTAVIFLLVLFILKKYAWKPILQALDDREHTIDDALKTAERTKQEMLGMKSEHEAMLQQAKQERIQILKEAKEVKEQIIGEAREKAKEEAAKIMEETRRDIENRRKEAIIDVKNQIGNMVVDVAEKVLRRELSNKSEQEAYVSRLANDLTSPQNN, encoded by the coding sequence ATGCAACTCTTACAACCTTCCCTGGGACTGATCTTCTGGACAGCAGTCATTTTCCTGCTCGTACTTTTCATCCTTAAAAAATATGCGTGGAAACCGATCCTGCAAGCTCTCGACGACCGTGAACACACGATAGATGATGCCTTGAAAACGGCGGAGCGTACCAAGCAGGAAATGCTCGGCATGAAAAGCGAACATGAAGCCATGCTGCAACAGGCAAAACAGGAACGTATTCAGATTCTGAAAGAGGCCAAGGAGGTGAAGGAGCAGATTATCGGCGAAGCAAGGGAAAAAGCGAAGGAGGAAGCCGCCAAAATCATGGAGGAAACCCGCCGCGACATTGAAAACCGCCGCAAAGAGGCCATCATTGATGTGAAGAATCAGATTGGCAATATGGTGGTGGATGTTGCAGAGAAAGTGCTGCGCCGCGAGCTGAGTAATAAGAGTGAACAGGAAGCCTATGTGAGCCGCCTTGCCAATGACTTAACTTCCCCACAGAATAATTAA